A portion of the Stigmatella aurantiaca DW4/3-1 genome contains these proteins:
- a CDS encoding hybrid sensor histidine kinase/response regulator, with amino-acid sequence MPLPLHSGVGPARTKPGAKNGLPACLPPLAQAASRAQVEVLTVSDTNPIQRLAQVLEKERERVARLWAKRLREELYEVEVPGKDLRAPLRQLLDELVRLLHDRGEDALRLWPEVVRPHGAFRYDQRFEPEDLAREFKALEAVLMRVYSRCEGGHLPPEVADLINELVGEASASAQASYSRVLRTEAVRFREAAVMESVLYHMDVGILLAELDGSVSFATQPVSRLLGVPIRSVVGARALTSMAPVLSQVNAHHPSGEPFRVADMPFMRALKESRPVRGVMMEVERPGGGAASLEMSATPIWEEGGELAGVIQTFTDRTEAAQKTRELSTAQDELRRLQGQLLQRTRAQSLGQLASGAAHALNNFLNVVRLRVTLLRREFKPEHLDALDRTVGQIGDLVSRLQEFNVQRTEEHLTDVVLDTVVREALELMRGELERGDSPLEVELKLEDPGKVHVDAGFLRELVVTLLLAARDRMKHAGKLTLITRRDGNAELSLRIQDAGPPFPVEALARLFDPLTREAGAPQSALQLAVVKDQVRRWGGELTVENVEGGVGGAFVVRLPRLREGHEEEPAASRRTEGPRRFQQTRRVLVVDDDLDNARMMAEVLGEEGYDVQLAQNAEVALQLWERRRYDAALLDAVMPDISGWDLARELRQRTPQALLAIVTGMDVRGQNRSTLALVDAVFRKPIDVGALDEFLSQSDVPGQEASPEEDPPGESIGPGAPGQ; translated from the coding sequence ATGCCGTTGCCTCTCCATAGTGGGGTCGGCCCCGCCCGTACAAAACCCGGGGCGAAGAATGGCCTGCCTGCCTGCTTGCCCCCGCTGGCCCAGGCCGCCAGCCGTGCACAGGTTGAAGTCCTGACGGTGAGTGACACGAATCCCATCCAAAGACTGGCCCAGGTGCTCGAGAAGGAGCGCGAGCGTGTCGCGCGCCTGTGGGCCAAGCGTCTGAGGGAAGAGCTGTACGAAGTCGAGGTGCCTGGAAAGGACCTCCGGGCCCCCCTGCGCCAGCTCCTGGACGAGCTGGTGCGCCTGCTCCATGACCGGGGGGAAGACGCCTTGCGGCTCTGGCCCGAGGTGGTCCGCCCCCATGGGGCATTCCGGTATGACCAGCGCTTCGAGCCCGAGGATCTGGCGCGCGAGTTCAAGGCGCTCGAAGCGGTGTTGATGCGCGTCTATTCGCGCTGCGAGGGGGGACACCTCCCGCCGGAAGTGGCGGACCTCATCAACGAGTTGGTCGGCGAGGCGAGCGCCTCCGCCCAAGCCTCCTACTCCCGGGTGCTGCGGACCGAGGCGGTGCGCTTCCGCGAGGCGGCGGTGATGGAGTCCGTGCTGTACCACATGGACGTGGGCATCCTGCTGGCCGAGCTGGATGGGAGCGTGTCCTTCGCCACGCAGCCGGTCAGCCGCCTGTTGGGGGTGCCGATCCGCTCGGTGGTGGGCGCGCGGGCCCTCACCTCGATGGCCCCGGTGCTGTCCCAGGTGAACGCGCACCACCCCTCGGGCGAGCCCTTCCGGGTGGCGGACATGCCCTTCATGCGGGCGCTCAAGGAGAGTCGGCCCGTGCGCGGGGTGATGATGGAGGTGGAGCGCCCCGGCGGCGGCGCGGCGAGCCTGGAGATGAGCGCCACCCCCATCTGGGAAGAGGGCGGGGAGCTGGCGGGCGTCATCCAGACGTTCACGGACCGCACGGAGGCCGCCCAGAAGACCCGGGAGTTGAGCACCGCGCAGGATGAGCTTCGGCGGTTGCAGGGGCAGTTGCTCCAGCGGACCCGGGCCCAGTCCCTGGGGCAGCTCGCCAGCGGCGCCGCGCACGCCCTCAACAACTTCCTCAACGTGGTGCGCCTGCGCGTCACGTTGCTGCGCCGCGAGTTCAAACCCGAGCACCTGGACGCGCTGGACCGGACGGTGGGGCAGATCGGCGATCTGGTGAGCCGGTTGCAGGAGTTCAACGTGCAGCGCACCGAGGAACACCTCACCGACGTGGTGCTGGACACGGTGGTGCGCGAGGCCCTGGAGCTGATGCGCGGGGAACTGGAGCGGGGCGATTCCCCCCTGGAGGTGGAGTTGAAGCTGGAGGACCCGGGGAAGGTCCACGTGGATGCCGGTTTTCTGCGGGAGCTGGTGGTGACCTTGCTGCTGGCGGCCCGGGACCGGATGAAGCACGCGGGGAAGCTGACGCTGATCACCCGGAGGGATGGCAACGCGGAGCTGAGCCTGCGCATCCAGGACGCGGGGCCTCCGTTCCCCGTGGAGGCGCTGGCGCGGCTGTTCGATCCGCTCACCCGGGAGGCGGGAGCCCCCCAGTCCGCGCTGCAACTGGCGGTGGTGAAGGACCAGGTGCGCCGCTGGGGCGGCGAGCTGACGGTGGAGAACGTCGAGGGGGGAGTGGGGGGCGCCTTCGTGGTGCGGCTGCCCCGGCTGCGGGAGGGCCACGAGGAGGAGCCTGCCGCCAGCAGACGCACGGAGGGGCCCCGCCGCTTCCAGCAGACGCGCCGGGTGCTGGTGGTGGACGACGACCTGGACAACGCCCGGATGATGGCGGAGGTGCTGGGCGAAGAGGGCTATGACGTGCAGTTGGCCCAGAACGCGGAGGTGGCCCTTCAGCTGTGGGAGCGGCGCCGCTATGACGCCGCGCTGCTGGACGCGGTGATGCCGGACATCTCGGGTTGGGATCTGGCGCGCGAGCTTCGCCAGCGCACGCCGCAGGCGCTGCTGGCCATTGTCACGGGCATGGATGTGCGGGGGCAGAACCGCTCCACCCTGGCGCTGGTGGATGCCGTGTTCCGCAAGCCCATCGACGTGGGGGCGCTGGACGAGTTCCTGTCTCAGTCCGATGTCCCCGGGCAAGAGGCCTCGCCGGAAGAGGACCCCCCAGGGGAATCCATTGGGCCCGGTGCACCGGGCCAGTAG
- a CDS encoding DUF2270 domain-containing protein, which translates to MRPTGRDKNALTPLPISDTAMVHLYRGELGRSDNWRTRLDTTTNWALTTTAAVISFGFANTQSPHVTFLVGIWMVISFLLIEARRYRYYDLWNRRVRLLEDGYWAPMLRHEPVDPDSLRELAQELARPQLQLSLISAISTRLNRAYGPILIVLLLSWFVKVYSHPQIPGSFKEFVERAHVGPVPGELIMSVLAAMSLLAIYLFVSSFFVRAPLGELRTRPRGRRAALWESFYRPYAMSRTRRRAPRSQTSPPAMPPEP; encoded by the coding sequence ATGCGACCCACGGGACGAGACAAGAACGCTCTGACGCCGCTGCCCATCTCCGATACGGCGATGGTGCACCTCTACCGGGGCGAGCTGGGCCGTTCTGACAACTGGCGGACACGCCTCGACACGACCACCAACTGGGCCCTCACCACCACGGCGGCCGTCATCTCCTTTGGCTTCGCCAACACCCAGAGCCCCCATGTGACGTTTCTCGTGGGCATCTGGATGGTGATCTCCTTCCTGCTCATCGAGGCGCGCCGCTACCGGTACTACGACTTGTGGAACCGCCGGGTCCGCCTGCTGGAGGATGGCTATTGGGCTCCCATGCTTCGCCATGAGCCCGTGGATCCCGACTCCCTGCGCGAGCTGGCCCAGGAACTGGCCCGCCCCCAACTCCAGCTCTCTTTGATTTCCGCCATTTCCACGCGGCTCAACCGGGCCTATGGCCCCATCCTCATCGTCCTGCTGCTGAGCTGGTTCGTGAAGGTGTACAGCCACCCGCAGATACCGGGCTCCTTCAAGGAGTTCGTGGAGAGGGCCCACGTGGGCCCGGTGCCCGGAGAGCTGATCATGAGCGTGCTGGCCGCCATGAGCCTGCTGGCCATCTACCTCTTCGTCTCCTCGTTCTTCGTGCGCGCGCCGCTGGGAGAGTTGCGCACGCGGCCCCGGGGCCGCCGCGCGGCGCTGTGGGAGTCCTTCTACCGGCCCTACGCCATGAGCCGCACCCGGCGACGCGCCCCCCGTTCCCAGACTTCCCCGCCGGCCATGCCTCCAGAGCCTTGA
- a CDS encoding isocitrate dehydrogenase (NAD(+)) produces MANTRTVTIINGDGIGPEVMGATLRVLEALKLPLEFDHRDAGTEVIAKYGTNLPHETVEAVLRSGVALKGPTGTVVGGGMPSANVSLRKRLDLYSSLRPVKSVPNVKTRYEDVDLIVVRENTEGLYVGIEHIIVPGVVESLKIITEKASTRIARFAFEHARKMGRKKVTAVHKANIMKLSDGLFLDCCRKVGREFPEIQYEEVIIDNLCMQLVKDPSRFDVMVLENLYGDIISDLCAGLVGGLGVVPGANIGERTAVFEAVHGTAPDIAGKGIANPTALLMSSVMMLDWMGLTEESKRVQGALQTVYGNGKIRTGDLGGSATTREFTDAIIAAL; encoded by the coding sequence ATGGCGAATACGCGCACTGTGACGATCATCAATGGCGATGGCATTGGCCCCGAGGTGATGGGGGCCACGCTCCGGGTTCTCGAAGCCCTCAAGCTGCCGCTGGAGTTCGACCACAGGGACGCGGGCACCGAGGTGATTGCCAAGTACGGCACCAACCTGCCGCACGAGACGGTGGAGGCAGTGCTGCGCAGTGGCGTGGCGCTCAAGGGCCCCACGGGCACCGTGGTGGGCGGCGGCATGCCGTCGGCCAACGTGAGCCTGCGCAAGCGCTTGGACCTGTACTCATCGCTGCGCCCGGTCAAGAGCGTGCCCAATGTGAAGACGCGCTACGAGGACGTGGACCTCATCGTGGTGCGCGAGAACACCGAGGGGCTCTACGTCGGCATCGAGCACATCATCGTGCCGGGCGTGGTGGAGTCGCTGAAGATCATCACCGAGAAGGCCTCCACGCGCATTGCCCGCTTCGCCTTCGAGCACGCCCGGAAGATGGGGCGCAAGAAGGTGACGGCCGTGCACAAAGCCAACATCATGAAGCTGTCGGATGGCCTCTTCCTGGACTGCTGCCGCAAGGTGGGCCGCGAGTTTCCGGAGATCCAGTACGAGGAGGTCATCATCGACAACCTCTGCATGCAGCTCGTCAAGGACCCGTCGCGGTTCGACGTGATGGTGCTGGAGAACCTCTATGGCGACATCATCAGCGACCTGTGCGCGGGGCTGGTGGGGGGCCTGGGCGTGGTGCCCGGCGCCAACATTGGCGAGCGGACGGCGGTGTTCGAGGCCGTCCACGGCACCGCGCCCGACATCGCCGGCAAGGGCATCGCCAACCCCACCGCGCTGCTGATGTCCTCGGTGATGATGCTCGACTGGATGGGGCTCACCGAGGAGTCCAAGCGTGTGCAGGGCGCCCTTCAGACAGTCTACGGCAACGGGAAGATCCGTACCGGCGACCTGGGCGGCAGTGCCACCACACGAGAGTTCACCGACGCCATCATCGCAGCCCTTTGA
- a CDS encoding glutathione peroxidase, whose amino-acid sequence MKTLTLPSTLAALTLSAAVLAEPPMSFFDLTTHRLDGKPENLSAYKGKVLLVVNTASECGYTPQYKGLEKLHQDYKDKGVEVLGFPSNDFGGQEPGTAKQIAQFCELRFKVTFPMFDKVKTKGEGQSPVYAFLASKHGEPKWNFHKYVVGKDGQVKAAFPSSVEPDSAELKKALDSALKE is encoded by the coding sequence ATGAAAACACTCACCCTGCCGTCCACCCTCGCGGCACTCACCCTGAGTGCCGCCGTGCTCGCGGAGCCTCCCATGTCTTTCTTTGACCTGACCACCCACCGCCTCGACGGCAAGCCGGAGAACCTCTCTGCCTACAAAGGCAAGGTCCTCCTGGTGGTGAACACCGCCTCCGAGTGTGGCTACACGCCCCAGTACAAGGGGCTGGAGAAGCTGCACCAGGACTACAAGGACAAGGGCGTGGAGGTGCTGGGCTTCCCCTCCAATGATTTCGGCGGGCAGGAGCCGGGCACCGCGAAGCAGATCGCCCAGTTCTGCGAGCTGCGCTTCAAGGTCACCTTCCCGATGTTCGACAAGGTGAAGACGAAGGGCGAGGGCCAGTCGCCGGTGTATGCGTTCCTCGCGAGCAAGCACGGGGAGCCCAAGTGGAACTTCCACAAGTACGTGGTGGGCAAGGATGGCCAGGTGAAGGCCGCCTTCCCCAGTTCCGTGGAGCCGGACAGCGCCGAGCTGAAGAAGGCCCTCGACAGCGCCCTGAAAGAGTAG